A window of the Microbacterium sp. LWH13-1.2 genome harbors these coding sequences:
- a CDS encoding HNH endonuclease: MNESLGRRHVRGVIESVTGRANGRGVPEVSEAVLRLEDGSTLEVRMPRPVGTERKFQALPVAFEFVDFGVCPICLAPEPRSREHVPPHSVGGSVVTMSCETCNNEFGSKYEPHLRNWYENTIGKVRLSGKSVPGRRSVGEYLLRENASGGFVLFQHGKHDPAVSQILGEQGFEMSYEVVDTTRSHISAVKTAYLASCVALRAIPQTPRADALRAELLAARDMPRDQRAELGDVARSIKVARSAHKPNPGEIVLMAAADEQPESAMVISFNRVFAVDWPLDPITGFTRRVV; the protein is encoded by the coding sequence GTGAACGAATCGCTCGGCCGGCGTCATGTACGCGGGGTAATCGAAAGCGTCACCGGACGCGCGAATGGTCGGGGTGTCCCTGAGGTCAGCGAAGCCGTTCTTCGGCTAGAGGATGGGTCGACGCTCGAGGTGCGTATGCCTCGGCCAGTGGGGACAGAGCGGAAGTTTCAGGCACTCCCTGTCGCGTTCGAATTTGTCGACTTCGGTGTTTGCCCGATCTGCCTCGCGCCGGAGCCGCGAAGCCGGGAGCATGTGCCTCCCCACTCGGTTGGCGGCAGCGTGGTCACGATGAGCTGCGAAACATGCAACAACGAGTTCGGCAGCAAGTACGAGCCGCACCTACGCAATTGGTATGAGAACACGATCGGGAAAGTACGACTGTCAGGCAAGTCCGTTCCCGGCCGCCGCAGCGTCGGCGAGTACCTACTACGCGAGAACGCATCCGGTGGTTTTGTTCTCTTCCAACACGGGAAACACGACCCGGCGGTCTCTCAGATCTTAGGAGAACAGGGGTTCGAGATGAGCTACGAGGTTGTCGACACAACCCGTTCGCACATCTCAGCGGTCAAGACTGCATATCTGGCCAGCTGCGTTGCGCTGCGCGCGATTCCGCAGACACCCCGCGCTGATGCGTTGCGAGCTGAGCTCCTCGCCGCCCGAGACATGCCCCGTGACCAGAGAGCTGAGCTCGGCGACGTGGCAAGGTCCATCAAAGTCGCGCGCTCCGCACACAAACCAAACCCTGGGGAGATCGTCCTGATGGCCGCCGCGGATGAACAACCGGAATCCGCGATGGTGATCAGCTTCAATCGCGTGTTCGCCGTAGATTGGCCGCTCGACCCAATCACTGGATTCACAAGGCGTGTGGTCTGA